In Candidatus Eremiobacteraceae bacterium, the following proteins share a genomic window:
- a CDS encoding AAA family ATPase has protein sequence MVIEIRLLGHPQFLADGDAIKLPNRGVTIPLAAYLLLSRSEPVSRNVLAFTLWADESETRALSELRRYVYLLNKALPARADGEPWILATEDLLRWNGDGAMRFDVAEFERLCKTSESQADAVALYAGDLLEGSYEDWVVAHRERLRNAYFGALTSLIAKHRDVRDFKRAAEYASQLLAADPWREDVVRLLMACRYEYGDGAGALAAFDSFAKRLRSELGAEPMPETLVAREAIVRNAPLPAQLAAPRRIDESATSSRRTTEDVLPFAGRELELEQLRAAWVRAAHGHGGFVLVGGAAGIGKSRLVAELATSVEAEGARISIGSTTYDERQPYEGIADALRYSLPFVASLDLDPLRASIIAQLVPELAVWREGLTDASPVDPARQRLRLLDAMSECIGAMARPRPLLVIIEDLHWAGADTAAALAFLARRLSRSAVLLIGTYRDEETGRSHPLRSVMHELRAEGVVQTIALRPLSLEAVERIVEQLPVALDERAKVARLGYERSEGNPLFLTEALRGGADAWGNSVVLQSLIASRVATLSEHGRDIAELAAVAGHGFEVDLVRDVAGIDESKVLDGVYELMDRHLVREAGARGRYDFVFTHHLIHAAIYEGIDADVRARRHRRIAQILSERSQGSETFGAADFALHRERGGDLAGAATAYVDAGRHALRLFASDDAIRHATKATDLSEDDTVRAQALLVRERALGRAGRREEQARDIESLHGLATALTDDGLAWETMRRRVNFERGQGDRDRYRAAVVGLEERAARSGDERRHAEALLARADYLVLNTSHAEAEDPAMRALDAYEQLGDGAGQIEALALLAQIATVAGDFDGSRRFLSSLRKRAENLADKSLVLRAIATATVTALQRHQIDDAAELAREGLALARSIGDREEEADALQRLATVATWQADFDGARRAFAESAAAMEAIGNARGLSHALANEFVLSMRLGLLDDAARLGQRALGLVERTHERRPLAVTKVNMSLSSLLGGDTQSAKRLAIEALEISREIKFPLFEGAALSNLGNAERASGDITTGLRHLEEGLALRKAVLEPADVLDDQCDLAVAYLQAGDLKRAVAVADTMLGVAQSSNAGSFWPHYCWWVGALVKRATGDETGARELLDRAVSEMAAFAGRIADPQTRAAFLSLPLCVETVAAADRGEWPAYAGGAPVGYGGAKKRKQPAGTRRRTR, from the coding sequence GTGGTGATCGAGATCCGGCTGCTCGGCCATCCACAGTTCCTCGCGGACGGCGACGCGATCAAGCTCCCGAACCGCGGAGTGACCATACCACTCGCCGCTTACCTCTTGCTGAGCCGCTCGGAGCCGGTCTCGCGCAACGTGCTCGCTTTCACGCTGTGGGCCGACGAGTCGGAAACCCGAGCGCTCTCCGAGTTGCGCCGTTACGTCTACCTCCTGAACAAGGCCCTGCCGGCACGAGCAGACGGGGAGCCGTGGATCCTCGCGACCGAAGATCTTCTGCGCTGGAACGGCGACGGCGCGATGCGCTTCGACGTCGCGGAGTTCGAGCGCTTGTGCAAGACCTCGGAAAGTCAAGCCGACGCGGTCGCGCTTTACGCCGGCGATCTGCTCGAAGGATCCTACGAAGATTGGGTGGTCGCGCATCGCGAACGCCTTCGAAACGCGTATTTCGGCGCGCTCACAAGCCTCATCGCGAAGCATCGCGATGTCCGCGATTTCAAACGTGCGGCCGAATATGCGAGCCAGCTGCTCGCCGCCGACCCTTGGCGCGAGGACGTGGTGCGACTGCTCATGGCGTGCCGCTACGAGTACGGCGACGGCGCGGGGGCGCTGGCGGCCTTCGACTCGTTCGCGAAGCGGTTGCGCAGCGAACTTGGCGCCGAACCGATGCCTGAGACGCTCGTCGCGCGTGAAGCGATCGTGCGCAATGCTCCGCTGCCCGCTCAGCTGGCCGCTCCTCGACGCATAGACGAGAGCGCGACCAGCTCGCGACGGACGACCGAAGACGTCCTGCCCTTCGCCGGCCGCGAACTCGAACTCGAACAACTGCGCGCCGCGTGGGTGCGCGCCGCCCACGGCCACGGCGGCTTCGTGCTTGTCGGGGGTGCGGCCGGAATCGGCAAGTCGCGGCTCGTGGCCGAGCTCGCGACGAGCGTCGAGGCGGAGGGCGCGAGGATCTCGATCGGCTCGACGACGTACGACGAACGTCAGCCCTACGAAGGCATAGCCGACGCGCTCCGCTACAGTTTGCCGTTCGTCGCGTCGCTCGATCTCGATCCGCTCCGCGCATCGATCATCGCCCAGCTCGTTCCCGAGTTGGCGGTGTGGCGCGAAGGTCTGACGGACGCTTCGCCCGTGGATCCCGCACGGCAGCGACTGCGCCTACTCGACGCGATGAGCGAATGTATCGGCGCGATGGCGCGTCCGCGTCCGTTGCTCGTCATCATAGAGGACCTCCATTGGGCCGGTGCCGATACCGCCGCCGCGCTCGCCTTTTTGGCCCGTCGACTGTCGCGCTCTGCCGTGCTCTTGATCGGAACGTACCGGGATGAGGAGACCGGGCGCTCACACCCGCTTCGGTCGGTGATGCACGAGCTTCGCGCCGAAGGCGTCGTCCAGACGATCGCGCTCCGGCCGCTGTCGCTCGAAGCGGTCGAGCGGATCGTCGAGCAACTGCCGGTCGCGCTCGACGAACGCGCGAAGGTCGCGCGCCTCGGATACGAGCGAAGCGAGGGCAATCCGCTGTTCCTCACCGAGGCGCTGCGTGGCGGAGCCGACGCGTGGGGGAATAGCGTCGTCTTGCAGTCGCTCATCGCGTCGCGCGTCGCGACGCTCAGCGAGCACGGGCGGGATATCGCCGAGCTCGCAGCGGTCGCGGGCCATGGTTTCGAGGTGGACCTTGTCCGCGACGTCGCGGGCATCGACGAAAGCAAGGTGCTCGACGGCGTCTACGAATTGATGGATCGTCACTTGGTGCGTGAAGCCGGCGCGCGCGGCCGCTACGACTTCGTCTTCACGCACCACCTCATCCACGCTGCGATCTATGAGGGCATCGATGCGGATGTGCGAGCGCGGCGACACCGGCGGATCGCACAGATCTTGAGCGAGCGGTCACAAGGCAGCGAGACGTTCGGCGCAGCCGATTTTGCGCTCCATCGCGAACGCGGTGGCGACCTTGCGGGCGCGGCAACGGCGTACGTCGACGCCGGTCGCCACGCACTCCGCTTATTCGCGAGTGACGATGCCATCAGGCACGCGACGAAGGCGACGGATCTCTCCGAGGACGATACGGTCCGCGCGCAGGCGCTGCTCGTCCGCGAGCGGGCGCTCGGCCGTGCGGGTCGTCGCGAAGAACAGGCCCGCGACATCGAATCGCTGCATGGGCTGGCGACCGCCTTGACCGATGACGGCCTCGCATGGGAGACCATGCGACGGCGTGTGAACTTCGAGCGCGGTCAGGGCGACCGCGACCGGTACCGTGCCGCCGTGGTGGGGCTTGAAGAGCGCGCCGCACGATCCGGCGACGAGCGGAGGCACGCGGAGGCGCTGCTCGCACGCGCCGACTATCTCGTGCTCAACACGAGCCATGCGGAAGCGGAAGATCCCGCGATGCGCGCGCTCGACGCGTACGAGCAGCTCGGCGATGGCGCCGGGCAAATCGAAGCGCTCGCGCTGCTCGCGCAGATCGCGACGGTCGCAGGCGACTTCGACGGCTCGCGTCGCTTTCTGTCGTCGCTGCGCAAGCGCGCGGAGAACCTCGCGGACAAATCGCTCGTCCTGCGCGCGATCGCGACGGCGACGGTGACCGCGCTCCAGCGTCATCAGATCGACGACGCCGCCGAACTCGCTCGCGAAGGGCTCGCGCTCGCGCGATCGATAGGCGACAGGGAAGAAGAAGCTGACGCGCTCCAGCGGTTGGCCACGGTCGCGACGTGGCAAGCGGATTTCGACGGCGCGCGCCGGGCGTTCGCCGAATCAGCCGCCGCGATGGAGGCGATCGGCAACGCGCGCGGCCTGTCGCACGCGCTCGCCAACGAATTCGTCCTTTCCATGCGCCTCGGCTTGCTCGACGATGCAGCCCGATTGGGCCAGCGCGCGCTCGGCCTCGTCGAACGGACGCACGAGCGGCGGCCGCTCGCCGTGACGAAGGTGAACATGAGCCTGTCGAGCCTGCTCGGCGGCGACACGCAATCGGCGAAGCGGTTGGCGATCGAGGCGCTCGAGATCTCGCGCGAGATCAAGTTCCCGCTCTTCGAAGGGGCGGCGCTCTCGAATCTCGGGAACGCGGAGCGCGCAAGCGGAGACATCACGACGGGTCTCCGGCACCTCGAAGAAGGCTTGGCGCTGCGTAAGGCGGTGCTCGAGCCGGCCGACGTGCTCGACGATCAGTGCGATCTCGCGGTCGCCTATCTCCAAGCAGGCGACCTCAAGCGGGCCGTTGCTGTGGCCGACACGATGCTCGGGGTCGCGCAGTCGTCGAACGCAGGCAGCTTCTGGCCGCACTATTGCTGGTGGGTCGGAGCGCTCGTCAAACGCGCGACAGGCGACGAAACGGGCGCCCGAGAGCTGCTCGATCGGGCCGTTTCGGAGATGGCAGCCTTCGCGGGCCGGATCGCCGATCCGCAGACGCGGGCCGCCTTCCTTTCCTTACCCCTGTGCGTCGAGACGGTGGCGGCCGCCGACCGCGGCGAATGGCCCGCGTACGCTGGCGGCGCGCCCGTCGGCTATGGTGGGGCCAAGAAGCGCAAACAGCCGGCAGGCACGCGCCGCCGGACGCGCTGA
- a CDS encoding bifunctional diguanylate cyclase/phosphodiesterase → MRPKGIGITREVVGVTALTVAAACVAFVVVAHSVGIERSAQRDADITRARIAAANDALGYSARVGSAAAGAITGQASAAIAQSFADLHAADAVPSVSFGLDEADAARLAGLRQETSGAAQDMFASAGDLLAAVSSSRTDDLAPLIGGFASRESAYTDALAAEASFYDDAAERAMIAVRAESTASGAVVFLILGIGIGFVIIPAQRRALRTAESAIRSEEQQARIGSEVARHVAERDRREAEAQFQALFRRSVIGVALTDARGWILESNEALQRMLGFSERELHGSSYGEWAIDGDTGAEAGAVGERRERLFRRKNGSTLWVEQTSTIAPANADGAPPGTIWMVQDIEKRKNAERRLQHDATHDRLTGLRNRGYFDEIVDAAVHKCSAGTAPGFAVFMVDLDSFKYVNDTHGHAAGDALLTHVGERLRTWASNDHIVARYGGDEFAVFLPEVAEAGQAFDHAARLERALDASTLVGGAEMRATASIGICLWSDHFADGDALMRAADAATYRAKATGRARAVLYDSAMAQHDDLRRRIGIELHNAIERDELRLEFQPIVSLPRRTCVGFEALARWTHPTLGRIAPSIFIPVAEEVGLMRSIGAWAVRSACSQLARWQRDARVPDVKLNVNVSTHQMADPSFVDFIHTCVDETGVDPRRLGLELTETAMLDRNGTANEALAKIRAMGIPVVLDDFGTGYSSLSYLQLLPMDALKIDQSFVRSPHDGLAAPAIVHALISLSKSLGISVVAEGVETEQQAAHLERIGCPAAQGFLFSKSLSADAALEFLLRNSRTADAV, encoded by the coding sequence ATGAGACCTAAGGGGATAGGCATCACGCGCGAGGTCGTCGGTGTGACGGCGCTCACAGTAGCGGCGGCGTGCGTCGCGTTCGTCGTCGTAGCGCACTCGGTCGGCATCGAGCGCTCTGCCCAACGTGATGCTGACATCACGCGCGCGCGGATCGCCGCGGCGAACGATGCGCTCGGTTATTCCGCGCGTGTCGGCAGCGCCGCCGCAGGAGCGATCACCGGTCAAGCCTCCGCGGCCATCGCGCAATCGTTTGCCGATCTGCATGCGGCCGACGCCGTGCCGAGCGTCTCCTTTGGTCTCGACGAAGCGGACGCAGCGCGGCTCGCCGGCCTGAGGCAGGAGACCAGCGGCGCCGCTCAAGACATGTTCGCTTCGGCCGGCGATCTGCTGGCAGCGGTCTCGTCCTCTCGAACGGACGATTTAGCGCCGCTCATCGGCGGGTTCGCGTCGCGCGAGAGCGCATACACGGACGCCCTTGCTGCGGAGGCCTCGTTTTATGACGATGCCGCCGAGCGAGCTATGATCGCCGTGCGCGCTGAGTCGACGGCGTCCGGCGCCGTCGTGTTTTTGATCCTTGGGATCGGCATCGGCTTCGTCATCATTCCCGCGCAGCGACGCGCATTGCGTACGGCGGAGTCGGCGATCCGTTCGGAAGAGCAGCAAGCGCGGATAGGTTCGGAGGTGGCGCGGCACGTCGCAGAGCGCGACCGGCGAGAAGCCGAAGCGCAGTTCCAGGCGCTCTTCCGGCGTTCGGTCATCGGCGTCGCGCTGACCGATGCGCGAGGGTGGATCCTGGAATCGAACGAGGCGCTCCAACGCATGCTTGGGTTCTCGGAGCGAGAACTCCACGGGTCGTCGTACGGCGAGTGGGCGATCGACGGCGACACGGGCGCGGAGGCGGGTGCGGTCGGCGAACGTCGCGAGCGCCTGTTTCGACGCAAGAACGGCTCGACGCTATGGGTGGAACAGACATCGACGATCGCACCCGCGAACGCGGACGGCGCGCCGCCGGGAACGATCTGGATGGTGCAAGATATCGAGAAGCGCAAGAACGCGGAACGACGTCTGCAGCACGACGCGACCCACGACCGATTGACGGGTCTGCGCAACCGGGGCTATTTCGACGAGATCGTCGACGCGGCCGTGCACAAATGTTCTGCGGGTACCGCGCCGGGGTTTGCGGTCTTCATGGTCGATCTCGACAGTTTCAAATATGTGAACGACACGCACGGTCACGCGGCCGGCGACGCGCTGTTGACGCACGTCGGCGAACGCTTACGGACGTGGGCGTCAAACGATCACATCGTCGCCCGCTACGGCGGCGACGAGTTCGCGGTGTTCCTACCTGAGGTCGCGGAGGCCGGGCAGGCGTTCGACCACGCAGCGAGGCTCGAACGCGCGCTCGACGCGTCGACGTTGGTCGGCGGCGCGGAAATGCGGGCGACGGCGAGCATCGGCATCTGTCTGTGGAGCGATCATTTCGCGGACGGCGATGCGCTGATGCGAGCAGCCGATGCCGCCACGTACCGTGCCAAAGCGACGGGCCGTGCGCGCGCGGTGCTATACGATTCGGCCATGGCGCAGCACGACGATCTACGGCGGCGTATCGGCATCGAGTTGCACAACGCGATCGAGCGCGATGAACTGCGCCTCGAATTCCAGCCGATCGTGTCGCTGCCGCGTCGCACGTGCGTCGGCTTCGAGGCACTCGCGCGCTGGACGCACCCGACCCTCGGGCGCATCGCGCCGTCGATCTTCATCCCCGTCGCAGAGGAGGTCGGGCTCATGCGATCGATCGGTGCGTGGGCGGTCCGTTCGGCGTGTTCGCAGCTCGCGCGCTGGCAGCGCGACGCGCGGGTGCCCGACGTCAAGCTCAACGTCAACGTCTCGACGCATCAGATGGCCGATCCATCATTCGTCGATTTCATCCATACATGCGTCGACGAGACCGGCGTCGACCCGCGGCGCCTCGGGCTCGAACTGACGGAGACCGCTATGCTCGATCGCAACGGCACCGCGAATGAGGCGCTCGCGAAGATCCGCGCGATGGGCATTCCTGTGGTCCTCGACGACTTCGGCACCGGATATTCGTCGCTCAGCTATCTCCAGCTGCTGCCGATGGACGCGCTGAAGATCGACCAATCATTCGTACGCAGCCCGCACGACGGGCTTGCGGCTCCGGCGATCGTCCATGCGCTGATATCGCTGTCGAAGTCACTCGGCATCTCGGTGGTCGCGGAAGGCGTGGAAACCGAACAACAAGCCGCGCACCTCGAGCGGATCGGGTGTCCGGCAGCTCAGGGATTCTTGTTCTCGAAATCGTTGAGCGCGGATGCGGCGCTCGAGTTCTTGTTGCGCAACAGCCGCACGGCAGACGCCGTCTAG
- a CDS encoding prepilin-type N-terminal cleavage/methylation domain-containing protein: MRSRGLSLIEAMVGMVVLLIGILMLVGAIPAAYGFTAQDSVRVQAVSAGQEYLDDIRQYIQSSGVDTNLPPAPTVSVVPPSFSSDGTAPVPVALTLTPSCTSRSLFSFDCSVNVQWSADNGPTQKVKVESYITSQAGF, encoded by the coding sequence ATGCGGTCCCGTGGTCTGAGCCTCATCGAAGCGATGGTCGGCATGGTCGTGCTGCTCATCGGCATCCTCATGCTCGTCGGCGCGATCCCCGCGGCGTACGGATTCACGGCTCAAGACTCGGTGCGCGTCCAAGCGGTCTCCGCCGGTCAAGAATATCTCGACGACATCCGCCAATACATACAGTCCTCGGGCGTCGATACGAATCTGCCGCCCGCACCCACGGTCAGCGTGGTTCCGCCCTCGTTTTCATCCGATGGAACGGCGCCGGTGCCTGTCGCGCTGACGTTGACTCCGTCGTGCACGTCGCGCTCGCTGTTCAGCTTCGATTGCTCGGTGAACGTCCAATGGTCCGCCGATAACGGGCCGACGCAAAAGGTCAAGGTTGAGAGCTATATCACCTCGCAAGCCGGCTTCTAG
- a CDS encoding AraC family transcriptional regulator, with the protein MSMEQRAWTRLTGTSEMQFLLRASSEGRQWSGFDAALYDTSGGLVEVPARATHNVSMHMGRTVAATCRCDGPIQRRMQTPGDVDIVPVGCTAAWEDDGPTTILSIDLNPAMVRSTAESMGINSDAVSIPPRLQVRDPKLQHIGWALRAELEAGEPNDRLYAESLGTALVAHLLRRYARVGTMVRRGLSRNQLERVMNYIGDNIGSNLSLAALAAIAGLGASTFRALFKQSVGVPVHQYVIRRRVEIAANLLSRGGARLSEVAIQTGFVDQSHMARCMRRVLGLTPASVMRLYG; encoded by the coding sequence ATGAGTATGGAACAGCGAGCATGGACGCGGCTGACAGGAACGAGCGAGATGCAGTTCCTGCTGCGAGCTTCGAGCGAAGGCCGTCAATGGAGCGGCTTTGATGCCGCGCTCTACGATACGTCAGGCGGGCTCGTCGAAGTGCCGGCGCGCGCGACGCACAACGTCAGCATGCACATGGGCAGAACGGTCGCCGCGACCTGCCGCTGCGACGGGCCGATTCAACGTCGTATGCAGACGCCTGGCGACGTCGACATCGTTCCTGTCGGCTGTACTGCGGCATGGGAGGATGACGGCCCGACGACGATCCTGAGCATCGACCTCAACCCGGCAATGGTCCGTTCAACGGCGGAATCGATGGGCATCAACTCCGACGCCGTATCGATACCGCCGCGGCTTCAAGTGCGCGATCCGAAGCTCCAGCACATCGGCTGGGCATTGCGGGCTGAGCTCGAGGCTGGGGAGCCGAACGACCGCTTGTATGCGGAAAGCCTCGGAACCGCGCTCGTCGCACACCTATTGCGACGCTACGCCAGAGTCGGCACGATGGTACGACGCGGCCTTTCGCGAAACCAACTCGAGCGCGTCATGAACTATATCGGGGACAACATCGGGTCGAACCTGTCGCTGGCCGCCCTCGCTGCGATCGCGGGCCTTGGTGCTTCGACGTTCCGCGCGCTCTTCAAACAGAGCGTTGGCGTGCCGGTCCATCAGTATGTGATCCGTAGGCGCGTGGAGATCGCCGCCAACCTTCTGTCGCGCGGCGGCGCGCGGCTGAGTGAAGTCGCGATCCAGACCGGATTCGTCGATCAAAGCCACATGGCGCGCTGCATGCGTCGCGTTCTCGGTCTGACTCCGGCCTCAGTCATGCGCCTCTATGGCTAA
- a CDS encoding redoxin family protein — protein MAKSGLPYIYAVLCAVALALSPAAVVADSANPTKILPFDGAKGWLNSKPLAPSDLSGKVVLVDVWEYTCINCLRTLPYLKAWYSRYHSDGFEIIGVHTPEFGFSGDTKNVTDATKRLGITWPVALDGEGAIFQRYDAGGWPAEFLYDQEGDLVETQHGEGNYPQTETKIQSLLLAQDKSLKLPAIMALLPQDSYDKPGAVCYPQTPELYVGTWHGNNIADPPTGRDTSGELDFSDRGNHIDNSIYLQGYWQESQDHQGMIADGGGDYLSLNYEAIQVVGVLRPENGGSQRVDVTQDGKPVSHADAGADLQFDSSGKSFLTVDAPRAYDIIANKHYAKHELRLSPQRYGVGFYSFDFESCEVGSDK, from the coding sequence ATGGCTAAATCGGGCCTTCCATATATATACGCCGTTTTGTGCGCCGTCGCGCTCGCACTGTCCCCCGCTGCGGTCGTCGCCGACTCGGCGAACCCCACAAAAATCTTACCCTTCGACGGCGCGAAAGGCTGGCTCAACAGCAAGCCGTTAGCACCATCGGATCTTTCGGGCAAAGTCGTGCTCGTCGACGTCTGGGAATACACGTGCATCAACTGCCTGCGGACGTTGCCGTACCTCAAGGCCTGGTATTCTCGCTATCATTCCGATGGGTTCGAGATCATCGGCGTTCACACACCTGAGTTCGGTTTCTCAGGCGACACGAAGAATGTGACCGATGCGACGAAGCGGCTCGGCATCACGTGGCCGGTCGCGCTCGATGGCGAAGGCGCGATCTTCCAGCGCTACGATGCCGGTGGGTGGCCGGCCGAGTTCCTCTACGATCAAGAGGGCGATCTCGTCGAGACCCAGCACGGCGAGGGCAACTACCCGCAGACCGAAACGAAGATCCAATCGCTTTTGCTCGCGCAAGACAAGAGTCTGAAACTGCCGGCGATCATGGCGCTGCTCCCGCAAGACAGCTACGACAAACCGGGCGCCGTCTGCTATCCGCAGACCCCCGAGCTGTACGTCGGGACGTGGCACGGCAACAACATCGCGGATCCGCCGACGGGGCGTGATACTTCGGGCGAGCTCGATTTCAGCGATCGCGGCAACCACATCGACAACAGCATCTACTTGCAAGGGTATTGGCAAGAATCGCAAGACCATCAAGGGATGATCGCCGACGGCGGCGGCGATTATCTCTCGCTCAATTACGAGGCGATCCAGGTCGTCGGCGTGCTGAGACCCGAGAACGGCGGCTCGCAGCGCGTCGACGTGACGCAGGACGGAAAGCCTGTGTCGCACGCCGACGCCGGCGCCGACCTGCAATTCGATTCGAGCGGTAAGTCGTTCCTGACGGTCGACGCGCCCCGCGCCTACGACATCATCGCGAACAAGCACTACGCCAAGCACGAGTTGCGCTTGTCGCCGCAGCGCTACGGGGTCGGCTTTTACAGCTTCGACTTCGAGTCGTGCGAGGTCGGCTCCGACAAATAG
- a CDS encoding Na+/H+ antiporter, with amino-acid sequence MAQIEMLFGLLAAVAALTWLAQRVNVEYPIFLVLGGLVLGFIPGLPQVALQPNVVFLVFLPPLLYYEAFASSLRDFRAILQLIILNAVFLVIVTIAAVAVVSHALVPGITWAGAVVFGAIVGPTDETAALAVASRLRVPRRLITAIKAESLFNDATSLVIFNLALVASVSGTFSWASGLFQLIADGAGGVVIGLAVGWIFSLIRRNLDDLMLQNTVSLLTGYAAYFPADALHFSGVLAALTAGLYLGRQGAVITSAESRVQIVAMRDITLFMINGILFLLVGLQLNPILAGMGITAAISLALAAIAVSVTVIVVRIVWILSTHFLPRLLSRTGKVDRITSFKYALVVAWTGLRGGISLAAALAVPLTVALGAAFPARSAIVLLTFAVILATLVGQGLTLNGFIKSLGITAETTSREESLARLKVARAARDTLAQLAKETWADADAVQDARTHLEHAITHYKDVGEAPTPELRKQAEAYRRIQAALSDAQMREVLRLYDEGAIAPSIMRKLQRELDLEELRSETTGSTA; translated from the coding sequence ATGGCGCAGATCGAGATGCTTTTCGGCCTTCTCGCCGCAGTGGCCGCTCTCACGTGGCTCGCGCAGCGCGTGAATGTCGAATATCCGATTTTCCTCGTGCTCGGCGGTCTCGTCCTCGGTTTCATCCCTGGACTTCCGCAAGTCGCGTTACAGCCGAACGTCGTCTTTCTCGTATTCTTGCCGCCGTTGCTCTACTACGAGGCGTTCGCCTCGTCGCTTCGTGATTTCCGTGCGATTCTGCAGCTCATCATCCTCAATGCCGTTTTCCTCGTCATCGTCACGATCGCCGCGGTCGCCGTCGTATCGCACGCACTCGTTCCCGGCATCACGTGGGCAGGCGCGGTCGTCTTCGGCGCGATCGTCGGCCCTACCGACGAAACGGCCGCGCTCGCCGTCGCATCGCGGCTGCGCGTTCCAAGACGGCTCATCACGGCGATCAAGGCCGAAAGCCTCTTCAATGACGCGACCTCGCTCGTCATCTTCAACCTCGCTCTGGTCGCTTCCGTTAGCGGCACGTTCTCGTGGGCTTCGGGTCTGTTCCAGCTCATCGCGGATGGAGCCGGCGGCGTAGTGATAGGACTTGCGGTCGGATGGATCTTCAGCCTCATCCGACGCAACCTCGATGACCTCATGCTGCAGAACACCGTCTCCCTGCTCACAGGCTACGCCGCGTACTTTCCTGCGGACGCGCTCCACTTCTCCGGCGTGTTGGCTGCGCTCACCGCCGGGCTATACCTCGGACGTCAGGGCGCGGTCATCACATCGGCGGAGTCGCGCGTCCAGATCGTCGCGATGCGCGACATCACGCTCTTCATGATCAACGGTATCCTCTTCTTGCTCGTCGGGCTCCAGCTCAATCCGATCCTCGCCGGCATGGGCATCACCGCTGCGATCTCGCTCGCTCTCGCCGCGATCGCGGTCAGCGTGACAGTCATCGTCGTGCGCATCGTGTGGATATTGAGCACACACTTCCTGCCGCGCCTTCTGTCGCGCACGGGCAAGGTTGATCGCATCACGAGTTTCAAGTATGCGCTTGTCGTCGCCTGGACGGGGTTGCGCGGCGGCATTTCGCTCGCCGCCGCGCTAGCGGTGCCCCTCACCGTAGCATTGGGCGCGGCCTTTCCGGCGCGCTCGGCGATCGTGCTCTTGACATTCGCCGTGATCTTGGCGACGCTCGTCGGCCAAGGTCTTACATTGAACGGATTCATCAAATCCCTCGGCATCACAGCCGAGACGACAAGCCGCGAAGAATCCCTCGCGCGGTTGAAGGTCGCGCGCGCTGCGCGCGACACGCTCGCACAACTGGCTAAGGAGACGTGGGCGGATGCCGATGCCGTACAAGACGCGCGCACGCATCTCGAGCACGCGATAACACACTATAAGGACGTCGGCGAAGCCCCGACGCCCGAGCTGCGAAAGCAAGCGGAGGCATATCGTCGCATCCAAGCGGCGCTTAGCGATGCACAGATGCGCGAGGTCCTGCGCCTGTATGACGAGGGTGCGATCGCCCCGTCGATCATGAGAAAGCTGCAGCGCGAACTAGATCTCGAGGAGCTTCGCAGCGAGACAACAGGATCTACAGCCTAG